One genomic window of Arvicanthis niloticus isolate mArvNil1 chromosome 24, mArvNil1.pat.X, whole genome shotgun sequence includes the following:
- the LOC143437462 gene encoding Y-linked testis-specific protein 1-like: MKPEHRTIATRQWARSAVAYHTRSTAMKKTMSLKRMNTPSLQKQRRRKPSSQALRNIVGCRISHGWKEGDEPVTQWKAIVLDQLPTNPSLYLVKYDGIDCVYGLELHSDERILKLKVLPHKVVFPQVKDARLARAMVGRVVEHKFEGKHGSKDNWKGVVLAQVPIMKAWFYITYEKDPVLYIYQLLDDYTEGNLRIIPETPPAEVRSDIDSDVLTGKCVQYTRGDGSRKIGKVICQVLAKPSVYFIKFDGDVHIYVYNLVEKIR, encoded by the coding sequence ATGAAGCCTGAACACAGGACGATAGCCACAAGACAGTGGGCCAGGAGTGCTGTGGCCTACCATACCAGGTCTACAGCCATGAAGAAGACAATGTCCCTGAAGAGGATGAACACGCCATCCctccagaagcagaggaggagaaagCCTTCTTCCCAGGCTCTGAGGAACATTGTCGGCTGCAGAATTTCTCACGGATGGAAGGAAGGTGATGAGCCTGTCACCCAATGGAAGGCCATCGTTCTGGATCAACTGCCAACAAATCCTTCCCTCTATCTGGTGAAGTATGATGGGATTGACTGTGTCTACGGACTGGAGCTCCACAGTGACGAAAGGATCTTAAAGCTTAAGGTCTTGCCTCATAAAGTAGTGTTTCCCCAAGTGAAGGATGCCCGCCTCGCCCGCGCCATGGTTGGTAGAGTGGTGGAACACAAATTTGAGGGCAAACATGGCTCTAAGGATAACTGGAAGGGGGTGGTCCTAGCCCAGGTGCCGATCATGAAGGCCTGGTTTTACATTACCTACGAGAAAGATCCGGTCCTGTACATCTACCAGCTCCTGGATGACTACACAGAAGGTAACCTCCGGATCATTCCAGAGACTCCTCCAGCAGAGGTGAGGTCAGACATTGACAGTGACGTCCTAACAGGTAAATGTGTGCAGTACACCAGAGGCGATGGGTCCAGAAAGATCGGCAAGGTCATTTGCCAAGTTCTAGCCAAGCCTTCCGTGTACTTCATCAAGTTTGACGGCGACGTCCATATCTATGTCTACAATCTGGTGGAAAAGATCCGTTAG